A DNA window from Gorilla gorilla gorilla isolate KB3781 chromosome 6, NHGRI_mGorGor1-v2.1_pri, whole genome shotgun sequence contains the following coding sequences:
- the MEST gene encoding mesoderm-specific transcript homolog protein isoform X3, whose protein sequence is MLTTSRCCKGNLPRAAAVAGAGETGLCATLAIVAIPCICLLAWWMREWWVQVGLLAVPLLAAYLHIPPPQLSPALHSWKSSGKFFTYKGLRIFYQDSVGVVGSPEIVVLLHGFPTSSYDWYKIWEGLTLRFHRVIALDFLGFGFSDKPRPHHYSIFEQASIVEALLRHLGLQNRRINLLSHDYGDIVAQELLYRYKQNRSGRLTIKSLCLSNGGIFPETHRPLLLQKLLKDGGVLSPILTRLMNFFVFSRGLTPVFGPYTRPSESELWDMWAGIRNNDGNLVIDSLLQYINQRKKFRRRWVGALASVTIPIHFIYGPLDPVNPYPEFLELYRKTLPRSTVSILDDHISHYPQLEDPMGFLNAYMGFINSF, encoded by the exons ATGCTGACCACGTCGCGCTGCTGTAAAGGAAACCTGCCCCGCGCAGCGGCGGTGGCTGGAGCGGGAGAAACCGGACTTTGTGCAACTTTGGCCATAGTGGCCATCCCATGCATCTGTTTACTAGCTTGGTG GATGAGGGAGTGGTGGGTCCAGGTGGGGCTGCTGGCCGTGCCCCTGCTTGCTGCGTACTTGCACATCCCACCCCCTCAGCTCTCCCCTGCCCTTCACTCATGGAAGTCTTCAGGCAAGTTTTTCACTTACAAGGGACTGCGTATCTTCTACCAAG ACTCTGTGGGTGTGGTTGGAAGTCCAGAGATAGTTGTGCTTTTACACGGTTTTCCAACATCCAGCTACGACTGGTACAAG ATTTGGGAAGGTCTGACCTTGAGGTTTCATCGGGTGATTGCCCTTGATTTCTTAGGCTTTGGCTTCAGTGACAAACCG AGACCACATCACTATTCCATATTTGAGCAGGCCAGCATCGTGGAAGCGCTTTTGCGGCATCTGGGGCTCCAGAACCGCAGGATCAACCTTCTTTCTCATGACTATGGAGATATTGTTGCTCAGGAGCTTCTCTACAG GTACAAGCAGAATCGATCTGGTCGGCTTACCATaaagagtctctgtctgtcaaATGGAG GTATCTTTCCTGAGACTCACCGTCCACTCCTTCTCCAAAAG CTACTCAAAGATGGAGGTGTGCTGTCACCCATCCTCACACGACTGATGAACTTCTTTGTATTCTCTCGAGG TCTCACCCCAGTCTTTGGGCCGTATACTCGGCCCTCTGAGAGTGAGCTGTGGGACATGTGGGCAGGGATCCGCAACAATGACGGGAACTTAGTCATTGACAG TCTCTTACAGTACATCAATCAGAGGAAGAAGTTCAGAAGGCGCTGGGTGGGAGCTCTTGCCTCTGTAACTATCCCCA TTCATTTTATCTATGGGCCATTGGATCCTGTAAATCCCTATCCAGAGTTTTTGGAGCTGTACAG GAAAACGCTGCCGCGGTCCACAGTGTCGATTCTGGATGACCACATTAGCCACTATCCACAGCTAGAGGATCCCATGGGCTTCTTGAATGCATATATGGGCTTCATCAACTCCTTCTGA
- the MEST gene encoding mesoderm-specific transcript homolog protein isoform X1, translated as MVRRDRLRRMREWWVQVGLLAVPLLAAYLHIPPPQLSPALHSWKSSGKFFTYKGLRIFYQDSVGVVGSPEIVVLLHGFPTSSYDWYKIWEGLTLRFHRVIALDFLGFGFSDKPRPHHYSIFEQASIVEALLRHLGLQNRRINLLSHDYGDIVAQELLYRYKQNRSGRLTIKSLCLSNGGIFPETHRPLLLQKLLKDGGVLSPILTRLMNFFVFSRGLTPVFGPYTRPSESELWDMWAGIRNNDGNLVIDSLLQYINQRKKFRRRWVGALASVTIPIHFIYGPLDPVNPYPEFLELYRKTLPRSTVSILDDHISHYPQLEDPMGFLNAYMGFINSF; from the exons ATGGTGCGCCGAGATCGCCTCCGCAG GATGAGGGAGTGGTGGGTCCAGGTGGGGCTGCTGGCCGTGCCCCTGCTTGCTGCGTACTTGCACATCCCACCCCCTCAGCTCTCCCCTGCCCTTCACTCATGGAAGTCTTCAGGCAAGTTTTTCACTTACAAGGGACTGCGTATCTTCTACCAAG ACTCTGTGGGTGTGGTTGGAAGTCCAGAGATAGTTGTGCTTTTACACGGTTTTCCAACATCCAGCTACGACTGGTACAAG ATTTGGGAAGGTCTGACCTTGAGGTTTCATCGGGTGATTGCCCTTGATTTCTTAGGCTTTGGCTTCAGTGACAAACCG AGACCACATCACTATTCCATATTTGAGCAGGCCAGCATCGTGGAAGCGCTTTTGCGGCATCTGGGGCTCCAGAACCGCAGGATCAACCTTCTTTCTCATGACTATGGAGATATTGTTGCTCAGGAGCTTCTCTACAG GTACAAGCAGAATCGATCTGGTCGGCTTACCATaaagagtctctgtctgtcaaATGGAG GTATCTTTCCTGAGACTCACCGTCCACTCCTTCTCCAAAAG CTACTCAAAGATGGAGGTGTGCTGTCACCCATCCTCACACGACTGATGAACTTCTTTGTATTCTCTCGAGG TCTCACCCCAGTCTTTGGGCCGTATACTCGGCCCTCTGAGAGTGAGCTGTGGGACATGTGGGCAGGGATCCGCAACAATGACGGGAACTTAGTCATTGACAG TCTCTTACAGTACATCAATCAGAGGAAGAAGTTCAGAAGGCGCTGGGTGGGAGCTCTTGCCTCTGTAACTATCCCCA TTCATTTTATCTATGGGCCATTGGATCCTGTAAATCCCTATCCAGAGTTTTTGGAGCTGTACAG GAAAACGCTGCCGCGGTCCACAGTGTCGATTCTGGATGACCACATTAGCCACTATCCACAGCTAGAGGATCCCATGGGCTTCTTGAATGCATATATGGGCTTCATCAACTCCTTCTGA
- the MEST gene encoding mesoderm-specific transcript homolog protein isoform X2: protein MVRRDRLRRMREWWVQVGLLAVPLLAAYLHIPPPQLSPALHSWKSSGKFFTYKGLRIFYQDSVGVVGSPEIVVLLHGFPTSSYDWYKIWEGLTLRFHRVIALDFLGFGFSDKPRPHHYSIFEQASIVEALLRHLGLQNRRINLLSHDYGDIVAQELLYRYKQNRSGRLTIKSLCLSNGGIFPETHRPLLLQKLLKDGGVLSPILTRLMNFFVFSRGLLQYINQRKKFRRRWVGALASVTIPIHFIYGPLDPVNPYPEFLELYRKTLPRSTVSILDDHISHYPQLEDPMGFLNAYMGFINSF from the exons ATGGTGCGCCGAGATCGCCTCCGCAG GATGAGGGAGTGGTGGGTCCAGGTGGGGCTGCTGGCCGTGCCCCTGCTTGCTGCGTACTTGCACATCCCACCCCCTCAGCTCTCCCCTGCCCTTCACTCATGGAAGTCTTCAGGCAAGTTTTTCACTTACAAGGGACTGCGTATCTTCTACCAAG ACTCTGTGGGTGTGGTTGGAAGTCCAGAGATAGTTGTGCTTTTACACGGTTTTCCAACATCCAGCTACGACTGGTACAAG ATTTGGGAAGGTCTGACCTTGAGGTTTCATCGGGTGATTGCCCTTGATTTCTTAGGCTTTGGCTTCAGTGACAAACCG AGACCACATCACTATTCCATATTTGAGCAGGCCAGCATCGTGGAAGCGCTTTTGCGGCATCTGGGGCTCCAGAACCGCAGGATCAACCTTCTTTCTCATGACTATGGAGATATTGTTGCTCAGGAGCTTCTCTACAG GTACAAGCAGAATCGATCTGGTCGGCTTACCATaaagagtctctgtctgtcaaATGGAG GTATCTTTCCTGAGACTCACCGTCCACTCCTTCTCCAAAAG CTACTCAAAGATGGAGGTGTGCTGTCACCCATCCTCACACGACTGATGAACTTCTTTGTATTCTCTCGAGG TCTCTTACAGTACATCAATCAGAGGAAGAAGTTCAGAAGGCGCTGGGTGGGAGCTCTTGCCTCTGTAACTATCCCCA TTCATTTTATCTATGGGCCATTGGATCCTGTAAATCCCTATCCAGAGTTTTTGGAGCTGTACAG GAAAACGCTGCCGCGGTCCACAGTGTCGATTCTGGATGACCACATTAGCCACTATCCACAGCTAGAGGATCCCATGGGCTTCTTGAATGCATATATGGGCTTCATCAACTCCTTCTGA
- the MEST gene encoding mesoderm-specific transcript homolog protein isoform X4: protein MREWWVQVGLLAVPLLAAYLHIPPPQLSPALHSWKSSGKFFTYKGLRIFYQDSVGVVGSPEIVVLLHGFPTSSYDWYKIWEGLTLRFHRVIALDFLGFGFSDKPRPHHYSIFEQASIVEALLRHLGLQNRRINLLSHDYGDIVAQELLYRYKQNRSGRLTIKSLCLSNGGIFPETHRPLLLQKLLKDGGVLSPILTRLMNFFVFSRGLTPVFGPYTRPSESELWDMWAGIRNNDGNLVIDSLLQYINQRKKFRRRWVGALASVTIPIHFIYGPLDPVNPYPEFLELYRKTLPRSTVSILDDHISHYPQLEDPMGFLNAYMGFINSF from the exons ATGAGGGAGTGGTGGGTCCAGGTGGGGCTGCTGGCCGTGCCCCTGCTTGCTGCGTACTTGCACATCCCACCCCCTCAGCTCTCCCCTGCCCTTCACTCATGGAAGTCTTCAGGCAAGTTTTTCACTTACAAGGGACTGCGTATCTTCTACCAAG ACTCTGTGGGTGTGGTTGGAAGTCCAGAGATAGTTGTGCTTTTACACGGTTTTCCAACATCCAGCTACGACTGGTACAAG ATTTGGGAAGGTCTGACCTTGAGGTTTCATCGGGTGATTGCCCTTGATTTCTTAGGCTTTGGCTTCAGTGACAAACCG AGACCACATCACTATTCCATATTTGAGCAGGCCAGCATCGTGGAAGCGCTTTTGCGGCATCTGGGGCTCCAGAACCGCAGGATCAACCTTCTTTCTCATGACTATGGAGATATTGTTGCTCAGGAGCTTCTCTACAG GTACAAGCAGAATCGATCTGGTCGGCTTACCATaaagagtctctgtctgtcaaATGGAG GTATCTTTCCTGAGACTCACCGTCCACTCCTTCTCCAAAAG CTACTCAAAGATGGAGGTGTGCTGTCACCCATCCTCACACGACTGATGAACTTCTTTGTATTCTCTCGAGG TCTCACCCCAGTCTTTGGGCCGTATACTCGGCCCTCTGAGAGTGAGCTGTGGGACATGTGGGCAGGGATCCGCAACAATGACGGGAACTTAGTCATTGACAG TCTCTTACAGTACATCAATCAGAGGAAGAAGTTCAGAAGGCGCTGGGTGGGAGCTCTTGCCTCTGTAACTATCCCCA TTCATTTTATCTATGGGCCATTGGATCCTGTAAATCCCTATCCAGAGTTTTTGGAGCTGTACAG GAAAACGCTGCCGCGGTCCACAGTGTCGATTCTGGATGACCACATTAGCCACTATCCACAGCTAGAGGATCCCATGGGCTTCTTGAATGCATATATGGGCTTCATCAACTCCTTCTGA